One window of the Streptococcus parasanguinis ATCC 15912 genome contains the following:
- a CDS encoding DUF1958 domain-containing protein yields MESMNYGRHLHKRLKHSLLSLLVGVLAFGPISTAFADDIYQQEDVMKIAADAGLVLDDFYKPKADIVIDANTGAILYGDNIDTVRDSGSMAKLMSAYVVFRALKEGKIKYDTVVTATEADQAISENNLLSNSPIVAGVDYKVSELIKMLFVPSSSAAVIMLANAVTDNDPDKFLDLMNQYSQEMGMSHTKWHNPNGAMISVLQGYYNPQRYDVNANNEITARDMSILAYHIVNDLPEMLEYTKQAHTTIMEGTPYEQSYDNYNTSLEGGKFALKGTDGLKTGSSPTADYNYTATTKRGKQRIIEVILGVGNYDVEIAESYRNQIGNTLAEKMFADYQYKKVLSAGEHKIDGKTIQLKQDFYATVKKGTKPALKLEDNRLVVQNGLQQVSPSIKAGMTVSESKATNSSSKSKGLDAMWLFCFLPAGILYLIFKQTDPKRRK; encoded by the coding sequence ATGGAATCTATGAATTATGGGAGACATTTACACAAACGACTAAAACACAGCCTCTTGTCCCTCCTTGTAGGAGTCTTGGCATTTGGCCCTATTTCCACTGCTTTTGCGGACGACATCTACCAGCAAGAAGATGTCATGAAAATCGCAGCCGATGCTGGACTGGTATTGGATGATTTTTACAAGCCTAAGGCTGACATCGTCATCGACGCCAATACTGGAGCTATATTGTACGGAGACAATATCGACACGGTCCGGGACTCAGGAAGCATGGCCAAACTCATGAGTGCCTATGTAGTCTTTCGGGCCCTCAAAGAAGGCAAGATCAAATATGATACCGTGGTTACAGCAACAGAGGCAGACCAAGCCATCTCGGAAAACAATCTGTTAAGTAACTCACCTATTGTAGCTGGTGTTGACTACAAAGTATCTGAATTGATCAAGATGCTCTTTGTTCCATCTTCCAGTGCGGCCGTGATTATGCTCGCAAACGCCGTCACTGACAATGATCCCGATAAGTTTTTGGACTTAATGAATCAGTACTCACAAGAAATGGGGATGAGTCATACTAAATGGCATAATCCAAATGGGGCGATGATTTCGGTCCTTCAGGGCTACTACAATCCTCAGCGCTACGATGTCAATGCGAATAACGAAATCACAGCGCGGGACATGTCTATTCTGGCTTATCACATCGTAAACGACCTACCAGAAATGTTGGAATACACCAAGCAAGCTCACACTACTATCATGGAAGGAACCCCCTACGAGCAAAGCTACGATAACTACAATACTTCCCTCGAAGGTGGAAAGTTCGCCCTCAAAGGGACAGATGGACTCAAAACTGGATCCAGCCCAACTGCTGACTACAACTACACCGCGACAACCAAGCGAGGTAAACAGCGGATTATCGAAGTGATTTTGGGGGTTGGGAACTACGATGTCGAGATCGCCGAAAGTTACCGCAATCAAATCGGGAATACCCTGGCTGAGAAAATGTTCGCAGACTACCAGTATAAAAAAGTCCTCTCTGCAGGTGAGCACAAAATCGATGGGAAGACCATTCAACTGAAGCAAGACTTCTATGCGACCGTTAAGAAGGGGACGAAGCCAGCCCTTAAACTGGAAGACAACCGCCTAGTCGTCCAGAACGGCTTGCAACAGGTATCCCCAAGCATTAAAGCTGGGATGACCGTAAGTGAGTCTAAAGCAACGAACTCTAGCAGTAAAAGCAAGGGACTAGATGCCATGTGGCTCTTCTGCTTCCTGCCTGCCGGAATTTTATACCTGATCTTTAAACAAACCGATCCAAAAAGAAGAAAATAG